From Pantoea vagans:
AGATCCTGACGGATACCTAAATCCGCCTGCGTATCTGGCACAAAGCGTAAGCCGCTCTCGAACAGACGTACACGGCTCTGCTGACGGTTCTGGTTGTAGACCACCGCACTGAGCAGACCGGTCCAGAGTGACAGACGCATGGTCGACATATCACTGGAGATCGGGCTTGGCAGTAACAGCGCCTCTTCACCCGGATGCAGCAGCTGCTGGATTTTCGGATCGACGAAGCTATAGGTAATCGCTTCCTGATAACCTTTATCCACCAGCAGGTTTTTGGCGCGTTTCAGCGACAGATTCGCTTCACGGTGACGGGTCATGACCAGACCGGCCTGAACAGGCACATCAGGAATATTGTTGTAGCCATAAATACGGGCCACTTCTTCGACCAGATCTTCTTCAATGGCCATATCGAAGCGCCAGCTCGGCGCGACGGCCTGCCACTGCCCCTCACCTGCCGTCACGTCACAGCCGAGACGCGTCAGAATGTCGGTAACCTGCTCATCCGCAATCACGTGACCAATCAGACGGTCCAGCTTTTCGCGACGCAGCGTAATGGTCGCCGGGACAGGCAGGGCTGCCTGATGGGTCTGATCGATGATCGGGCCTGCTTCACCGCCGCAGATGGACAGCAGCAGCTGGGTAGCACGCTCCAGCGCGGTATGTTGCAGCGCCGGGTCAACGCCACGCTCGTAGCGATGAGACGCGTCGGTATGCAGACCGTGACGACGGGCGCGGCCGGTGATAGAGAGCGGATCAAAGTAAGCGCACTCGAACAGGATGTTCTGCGTTTCGCCGTTCACACCCGAATGTTCGCCACCAAAGATACCGGCCATCGCCAGCGCTTTCTGATGATCGGCGATCACTAAAGTATCACTCTGCAGGGTGGCTTCAGTGCCATCCAGCAGCGTCAGCTTTTCGCCCTCTTTCGCCATGCGCACCACGATACCGCCATCAATACGGTCAAGGTCGAAGGCGTGCATTGGCTGACCCAGCTCCAGCAGAACGTAGTTGGTGATATCGACGACCGGATCGATAGAGCGAATGCCGCAGCGACGCAGCTTCTCTTTCATCCACAGTGGCGTAGCTGCCTTAACGTTAATTCCTTTCACGACACGGCCCAGATAGCGCGGACAGGCTTCTGGCGCGTCAATCTGAATCGGGAACGTGTCGTTAAGCGTCGCCGCAACCGGCTGCATCTCCGGCACGTTCAGGGGCAGACCGTTGAGCACGGCAACATCACGGGCGATACCGATCAGACCCAGACAGTCAGCGCGGTTAGGCGTGACGCTGATTTCGATGGTGTTGTCGTCCAGCTGCAGATAAGCACGGATATCGGTGCCAACGGGCGCGTCAGAAGGCAGTTCGATAATACCGTTGTGATCGTCGGAAATAC
This genomic window contains:
- the pheT gene encoding phenylalanine--tRNA ligase subunit beta, yielding MKFSELWLREWVNPALDSAALSEQITMAGLEVDGVDAVAGAFHGVVVGEVVECGQHPNADKLRVTKINVGGDRLLDIVCGAPNCRQGLKVAVATVGAVLPGDFKIKAAKLRGEPSEGMLCSFSELGISDDHNGIIELPSDAPVGTDIRAYLQLDDNTIEISVTPNRADCLGLIGIARDVAVLNGLPLNVPEMQPVAATLNDTFPIQIDAPEACPRYLGRVVKGINVKAATPLWMKEKLRRCGIRSIDPVVDITNYVLLELGQPMHAFDLDRIDGGIVVRMAKEGEKLTLLDGTEATLQSDTLVIADHQKALAMAGIFGGEHSGVNGETQNILFECAYFDPLSITGRARRHGLHTDASHRYERGVDPALQHTALERATQLLLSICGGEAGPIIDQTHQAALPVPATITLRREKLDRLIGHVIADEQVTDILTRLGCDVTAGEGQWQAVAPSWRFDMAIEEDLVEEVARIYGYNNIPDVPVQAGLVMTRHREANLSLKRAKNLLVDKGYQEAITYSFVDPKIQQLLHPGEEALLLPSPISSDMSTMRLSLWTGLLSAVVYNQNRQQSRVRLFESGLRFVPDTQADLGIRQDLMLAGVISGNRVEEHWDLARQTVDFYDLKGDLESLLDLTGKLDEISFRAEANPALHPGQSAAIYLRNEHIGFIGVVHPELERKLDLNGRTLVFELLWNKVADRVLPDAREISRFPANRRDIAVVVAENVPAADIIAECKKVGVNQVVGVNLFDVYRGKGVSEGYKSLAISLILQDTSRTLEEEEIAATVGKCVAALKERFQATLRD